One Nicotiana tomentosiformis chromosome 4, ASM39032v3, whole genome shotgun sequence genomic window carries:
- the LOC104117041 gene encoding WEB family protein At1g75720: protein MENTKVLEGGITMFGKAEIDTRAPFSSVKEAVMLFGERLLAGELYSANKLKQKKDGSSSEDDSDSYDIGTVTTELQETKQRLEKAREERFVMVTCLSSLEEELERTRKELENLKFEQQSKEQVMVSEIEDLKFIENSQIMANENVEFQKKRYVTFVNPPTLNGIVIPLQRHPSLKKKKKKKIPLIPLIGGIFSRMKGSNSDIQSARV, encoded by the exons ATGGAAAATACGAAAGTATTAGAAGGCGGAATAACGATGTTTGGGAAGGCGGAGATCGATACGAGAGCTCCATTTAGTTCAGTAAAAGAAGCTGTCATGTTGTTTGGAGAAAGACTTCTTGCTGGAGAGCTCTACTCTGCTAACAAGCTTAAACAG aagaaggatggatcatcAAGTGAGGACGACAGTGACTCGTATGATATTGGAACAGTAACTACAGAGCTACAAGAGACAAAGCAAAGACTAGAAAAAGCACGAGAGGAAAGATTTGTAATGGTTACTTGTCTCTCTTCTTTAGAAGAAGAACTTGAACGCACAAGAAAAGAGCTTGAGAATCTAAAATTCGAGCAACAATCCAAAGAACAAGTTATGGTATCAGAAATTGAAGACCTCAAGTTTATAGAGAATTCACAAATTATGGCAAATGAAAACGTTGAGTTTCAAAAGAAAAGATATGTGACATTTGTAAATCCTCCGACTTTAAACGGAATTGTAATTCCATTACAAAGACATCCTTCtctcaagaagaagaagaagaagaaaatcccTCTTATTCCTCTTATAGGAGGAAttttttctaggatgaaagggaGTAATTCTGATATTCAATCAGCACGAGTTTAA
- the LOC104117042 gene encoding hexokinase-2, chloroplastic — MSVTVSWPAGRSFHISRSPYKKISKPRVIIAAVRSGVSLAVAPILTKLQKDCATPLPVLRHVADAMAVDMRAGLAVDGGSDLKMILSYIDTLPTGNEKGLFYALDLGGTNFRVLRVQLGGKEERVIATEFEQVSIPQELMFATSEELFDFIASELGKFSQSEVGKFEMQQGRTREIGFTFSFPVKQTSVKSGILIKWTKGFAVSGTAGKDVVACLNEAMERQGLGMQVSALVNDTVATLAGARYWDNDVMVAVILGTGTNACYVERVDAIPKLPQRMSNSPVTIVNTEWGAFSNGLPLTEFDREMDAESINPGEQIFEKTISGMYLGEIVRRVLVKMAKVGGLFGGGYVPEKLVTPFVLRTPDICAMQQDTSRDLEAVESVLYDIAGVKSDLSARKTVVDICDTIANRGGRLAGAGIVGILQKMEEDSKGVIFGKRTVVAMDGGLYEHYPQYREYLQEAVTELLGSEISKNVVIEHSKDGSGIGAALLAAANSKYEHDY; from the exons ATGTCGGTCACCGTTAGCTGGCCGGCCGGCCGATCCTTCCATATTTCACGATCACCTTACAAAAAGATCTCCAAGCCACGTGTCATTATCGCTGCCGTCCGATCTGGTGTTAGTTTAGCGGTAGCACCAATATTGACTAAGTTGCAGAAAGACTGTGCAACTCCACTTCCTGTTTTGCGCCACGTGGCTGATGCCATGGCCGTTGATATGCGGGCTGGACTTGCCGTCGATGGTGGCAGTGATCTGAAGATGATCCTTAGTTATATTGACACTTTACCAACTGG GAATGAGAAAGGTTTGTTCTATGCATTGGACCTTGGTGGTACAAATTTCCGAGTGTTAAGAGTGCAGTTAGGTGGTAAAGAAGAGCGCGTAATCGCCACTGAGTTTGAGCAAGTCTCTATACCTCAAGAATTGATGTTTGCAACCTCTGAG GAGTTGTTCGATTTCATAGCTTCTGAGCTAGGAAAATTTTCACAAAGTGAAGTTGGTAAGTTTGAGATGCAACAAGGAAGGACTAGAGAAATAGGATTCACATTTTCTTTCCCAGTGAAGCAGACTTCAGTTAAATCTGGCATCCTAATCAAGTGGACAAAGGGTTTTGCAGTCTCTGGAACT GCAGGAAAAGATGTGGTTGCTTGTTTAAATGAAGCCATGGAAAGGCAGGGATTGGGAATGCAAGTCTCGGCCCTG GTCAATGACACTGTAGCAACACTTGCTGGAGCGAGATACTGGGACAATGATGTCATGGTTGCTGTCATTCTTGGGACTGGAACCAATGCTTGCTACGTAGAACGTGTGGATGCTATTCCTAAACTGCCACAAAGGATGTCCAACTCTCCAGTAACA ATTGTGAATACTGAATGGGGAGCATTTTCAAATGGCCTTCCTTTAACTGAGTTTGATAGAGAAATGGATGCCGAGAGCATTAACCCTGGTGAGCAG ATTTTTGAGAAAACAATCTCTGGTATGTACCTTGGAGAAATTGTAAGACGGGTGCTGGTCAAAATGGCCAAGGTTGGCGGCTTATTTGGCGGTGGCTATGTTCCAGAAAAGTTAGTCACTCCATTTGTGCTGAG GACACCGGATATATGTGCAATGCAGCAGGATACATCCAGAGATCTTGAAGCTGTTGAGTCTGTCCTCTATGATATAGCTGGG GTAAAATCTGATCTAAGTGCAAGGAAAACAGTCGTAGACATTTGCGATACTATTGCAAATCGAGGGGGGCGTCTAGCTGGTGCAGGAATTGTTGGGATTCTCCAGAAAATGGAAGAGGATTCAAAAGGCGTAATCTTCGGTAAGAGAACAGTTGTAGCAATGGATGGAGGTTTATATGAGCACTATCCTCAGTACAGAGAATACCTCCAAGAAGCTGTCACAGAACTTCTTGGATCAGAAATTTCTAAAAATGTAGTGATAGAGCATTCAAAAGATGGATCTGGAATTGGAGCTGCATTATTAGCTGCTGCAAACTCAAAGTATGAACATGATTATTAG